The Chlorocebus sabaeus isolate Y175 chromosome 1, mChlSab1.0.hap1, whole genome shotgun sequence genome includes a region encoding these proteins:
- the NLRX1 gene encoding NLR family member X1: MRWGHHLPRASWGSGFGRALQPPDERIPFLIHWSWPLQGKRPLGPPRAFIRHHGNLADSASRSGRHGRLFPSASATEAIQRYRRNLAEWFSRLPREERQFGPTFALDTVHVDPVIRESTPDELLRPPAELALEHQPPQAGLPPLALSQLFNPDASGRRVQTVVLYGTVGTGKSTLVRKMVLDWCYGRLPAFELLIPFSCEDLSSLGPAPVSLCQLVAQRYTPLKEVLPLMAAAGSHLLFVLHGLERLNLDFRLAGTGLCSDPEQPEEPAAIIVNLLRKYMLPEASILVTTRPSAIGRIPSKYVGRYGEICGFSDTNLQKLYFQLRLNQPDCGCGSGVSAAPAQRDNLVQMLSRNLEGHHQIAAACFLPSYCWLVCATLHFLHAPTPAGQTLTSIYTSFLRLNFSGETLDSTDASNLSLMAYAARTMGKLAYEGVSSRKTYFSEEDVCGCLEAGIKTEEEFQLLHVFRRDALRFFLAPCVEPGRAGTFVFTVPAMQEYLAALYIVLGLRKTTLQKVGKEVAELVGRVGEDVSLVLGIMAKLLPLRALPLLFNLIKVVPRVFGRMVGKSREAVAQAMVLEMFREEDYYNDDVLDQMGASILGVEGPRRHPDEPPEDEVFELFPIFMGGLLSAHNRAVLAQLGCPIKNLDALENAQAIKKKLGKLGRQVLPPSELLDHLFFHYEFQNQRFSAEVLSSLRQLNLAGVRMTPVKCTVVASVLGSGRHALDEVNLASCQLDPAGLRTLMPVFLRARKLGLQLNSLGPEACKDLRDLLLHDQCQITTLRLSNNPLMAAGVALLMEGLAGNTSVTHLSLLHTGLGDEGLELLAAQLDRNRQLQELNVAYNGAGDTAALALARAAREHPSLELLHLYFNELSSEGRQVLRDLGGAAEGGARVVVSLTEGTAVSEYWSVILSEVQRNLNSWDRARVQRHLELLLRDLEDSRGATLNPWRKAQLLRVEGEVRGLLEQLGGSGS; the protein is encoded by the exons ATGAGGTGGGGCCACCATTTGCCCAGGGCCTCTTGGGGCTCTGGTTTTGGAAGAGCACTCCAGCCACCAG ATGAACGTATCCCTTTCCTGATCCACTGGAGTTGGCCCCTTCAAGGGAAGCGTCCCCTTGGGCCCCCTAG GGCCTTTATACGCCACCATGGAAACTTGGCAGACAGTGCTTCCCGGTCCGGGAGGCATGGACGGCTGTTCCCCAGTGCCTCTGCAACTG AAGCCATACAGCGGTACCGCCGGAACCTGGCTGAGTGGTTCAGCAGGCTGCCCAGGGAGGAGCGCCAGTTTGGCCCGACCTTTGCCCTAGACACGGTCCACGTTGATCCTGTGATCCGCGAGAGCACCCCTGATGAGCTACTTCGCCCACCCGCGGAGCTGGCCCTGGAGCATCAGCCACCCCAGGCTGGGCTCCCCCCACTGGCCCTGTCTCAGCTCTTTAACCCGGATGCCTCTGGGCGCCGGGTGCAGACAGTGGTGCTGTATGGGACAGTGGGCACAGGCAAGAGCACGCTGGTGCGCAAGATGGTTCTGGACTGGTGTTACGGGCGGCTGCCAGCCTTCGAGCTGCTCATCCCCTTCTCCTGCGAGGACCTGTCATCCCTGGGCCCTGCCCCAGTCTCCTTGTGCCAACTTGTGGCCCAGCGCTACACGCCCCTGAAGGAGGTTCTGCCCCTGATGGCTGCCGCTGGGTCCCACCTCCTCTTTGTGCTCCATGGCTTAGAGCGTCTCAACCTCGACTTCCGACTGGCAGGCACGGGACTTTGCAGTGACCCGGAGCAACCAGAGGAACCAGCTGCTATCATCGTCAACTTGCTGCGCAAATACATGCTGCCCGAG GCCAGCATTCTAGTGACCACTCGGCCCTCTGCCATTGGCCGTATCCCCAGCAAGTACGTGGGCCGCTATGGTGAGATCTGTGGTTTCTCTGATACCAACCTGCAGAAGCTCTACTTCCAGCTCCGCCTCAACCAGCCGGACTGCGGGTGCGGTTCAGGTGTCTCCGCCGCACCAGCTCAGCGTGACAACCTGGTGCAGATGCTCTCCCGGAACCTGGAGGGGCACCACCAGATCGCCGCTGCCTGTTTCCTGCCGTCCTATTGCTGGCTCGTCTGTGCCACTTTGCACTTCCTGCATGCCCCCACGCCTGCTGGGCAGACCCTTACAAGTATCTACACCAGCTTCCTGCGCCTCAACTTCAGCGGGGAAACCCTGGACAGCACTGACGCCTCCAATTTGTCCCTGATGGCCTATGCAGCCCGAACCATGGGCAAGTTGGCCTATGAGGGGGTGTCCTCCCGCAAGACCTACTTCTCTGAAGAGGATGTCTGTGGCTGCCTGGAGGCTGGCATCAAGACGGAGGAGGAGTTTCAGCTGCTGCACGTCTTCCGCCGGGATGCCCTGAGGTTTTTCCTGGCCCCATGTGTGGAGCCGGGGCGCGCGGGAACCTTCGTGTTCACCGTGCCTGCCATGCAGGAATACCTGGCCGCCCTCTACATTGTGCTGGGTTTGCGCAAGACGACCCTGCAAAAGGTGGGCAAGGAAGTGGCTGAGCTCGTGGGCCGTGTAGGGGAGGACGTCAGCCTGGTACTGGGCATCATGGCCAAGCTGCTGCCTCTGCGGGCTCTGCCTCTGCTCTTCAACCTGATCAAG gtgGTTCCACGAGTGTTTGGGCGCATGGTGGGTAAAAGCCGGGAGGCGGTGGCCCAGGCCATGGTGCTGGAGATGTTCCGAGAGGAGGACTATTACAATGATGATGTTCTGGACCAGATGGGCGCCAGTATCCTAGGCGTGGAGGGCCCCCGGCGCCACCCAGATGAGCCTCCTGAGGATGAAGTCTTCGAGCTCTTCCCCATATTCATGGGGGGGCTTCTCTCTGCCCACAACCGAGCTGTGCTAGCTCAACTTGGCTGCCCCATCAAGAACCTGGATGCCCTGGAGAATGCCCAGGCCATCAAGAAGAAGCTGGGCAAGCTGGGCCGGCAGGTGCTACCCCCGTCGGAGCTCCTTGACCACCTCTTCTTCCACTACGAGTTCCAGAACCAGCGCTTCTCTGCCGAGGTGCTCAGCTCCCTTCGTCAGCTCAACTTGGCAGGTGTGCGTATGACACCCGTCAAGTGCACAGTGGTGGCGTCTGTGCTGGGCAGTGGAAGGCATGCCCTGGATGAGGTGAATTTGGCCTCCTGCCAGCTAGACCCTGCTGGGCTGCGCACACTCATGCCTGTCTTCCTGCGTGCCCGGAAACTGGG CTTGCAACTCAACAGCCTGGGCCCTGAGGCCTGCAAGGACCTCCGAGACCTGCTGCTACATGACCAGTGCCAAATTACCACACTGCG GCTGTCCAACAACCCGCTGATGGCGGCAGGTGTTGCCCTGTTGATGGAGGGGCTGGCAGGAAACACCTCAGTGACACACCTGTCCCTGCTGCACACTGGCCTTGGGGACGAAGGTCTGGAGCTGCTGGCTGCCCAGCTGGATCGCAACCGGCAGCTGCAGGAGCTGAACGTGGCTTACAATGGTGCTGGTGACACAGcggccctggccctggccagaGCTGCCCGGGAGCACCCTTCCCTGGAACTGCTGCA cctCTACTTCAATGAGCTGAGCTCAGAGGGCCGCCAGGTCTTGCGAGACTTGGGGGGTGCTGCTGAAGGTGGTGCCCGGGTGGTGGTGTCACTGACAGAGGGGACGGCAGTGTCGGAATACTGGTCAGTGATCCTCAGTGAAGTCCAGCGGAACCTCAACAGCTGGGACCGGGCCCGGGTCCAGCGACACCTTGAGCTCCTCCTGCGGGATCTGGAAGATAGCCGGGGTGCTACCCTTAATCCTTGGCGCAAGGCCCAGCTGCTGCGAGTGGAGGGCGAGGTGAGGGGCCTCCTAGAGCAGCTGGGAGGCTCTGGAAGCTGA